Proteins co-encoded in one Malus sylvestris chromosome 7, drMalSylv7.2, whole genome shotgun sequence genomic window:
- the LOC126627778 gene encoding uncharacterized protein LOC126627778, which translates to MTWLCNIWNLFMYMDSFLPKGFNMMSLVNVEKLNGNNFKAWKQQIEMNLGMLEFNIAFKAPQPSALTDQSTAQEREFFARWDRANQMSLLIMQNSMEEHIRGGIPSCDLAKNYMDRVEEKFKRSDKAETGACLLALINTKHDGSGSIREHLLKLVNIANKLNAMDIGITDQLLVHMALYSLSNDYEQLKVSYNTQKEIWSINELIAICCQEEERLKKMRAETSDFANLVSVGKGKGKITTVRNENYKGKKPIAFKKSVPTAGTTFGSKKQFKSTVIPAKAHATSIASGPKNNNNGVKRCHFCHSEDHLRKDCPDFKAWLIKKGISKPEENK; encoded by the exons ATGACTTGGCTATGCAACATTTGGAACTTATTCATGTATATGGACAGTTTCTTGCCCAAAG GTTTCAATATGATGAGTTTGGTTAATGTAGAGAAATTGAATGGCAATAATTTCAAGGCATGGAAGCAGCAAATTGAAATGAATCTTGGTATGTTGGAGTTTAACATTGCATTCAAGGCTCCTCAACCTTCTGCATTGACAGATCAGAGTACTGCACAAGAAAGAGAATTCTTTGCGAGATGGGATAGGGCAAATCAAATGTCCTTACTTATCATGCAAAATTCAATGGAGGAACACATCAGGGGAGGAATTCCTAGTTGTGATTTGGCTAAGAATTACATGGACAGAGTTGAAGAGAAATTTAAAAGGTCAGACAAGGCTGAAACTGGTGCATGTTTGTTAGCACTCATTAACACAAAACATGATGGTTCTGGAAGCATTCGTGAGCATTTGTTAAAATTGGTCAACATTGCAAACAAGTTGAATGCAATGGATATTGGAATAACAGATCAACTTCTTGTGCACATGGCACTGTACTCTTTGTCCAATGATTATGAGCAACTGAAAGTGAGTTATAACACACAGAAGGAGATTTGGAGTATTAATGAGTTAATTGCTATTTGCTGTCAAGAAGAGGAAAGACTGAAGAAGATGAGGGCTGAGACTAGTGACTTTGCCAACCTAGTAAGTGTTGGAAAAGGCAAGGGGAAGATTACTACAGTTAGAAATGAGAATTACAAGGGAAagaagccaattgcattcaagAAGTCTGTGCCAACTGCTGGAACAACTTTTGGTTCCAAGAAACAGTTCAAGTCTACTGTGATACCTGCAAAAGCTCATGCTACCTCCATTGCTTCTGGACCTAAGAATAATAACAATGGTGTCAAAAGATGTCATTTTTGTCATTCTGAGGATCACTTAAGAAAGGATTGTCCTGATTTTAAAGCTTGGTTAATCAAGAaag GGATTTCAAAGCCAGAAGAGAACAAGTAA